One Gossypium hirsutum isolate 1008001.06 chromosome A11, Gossypium_hirsutum_v2.1, whole genome shotgun sequence genomic window carries:
- the LOC121209844 gene encoding formin-like protein 20: CSPSPLIIVFNKFFDLFGGQGRNADALALYFGEDPARCPFEQVTSTLLNFVRLFRKAHEENVKEAEAEQKKAEKEAETEKIRESRKRNSQGSVS; encoded by the exons TGTTCTCCTTCTCCTTTGATTATTGTCttcaataaattttttgaccTTTTTGGTGGACAGGGTAGAAATGCAGATGCACTTGCACTCTATTTTGGTGAGGATCCTGCCCGATGCCCATTTGAGCAAG TTACTTCAACACTCTTAAATTTTGTGAGGTTGTTTCGAAAAGCACACGAAGAGAATGTAAAGGAGGCTGAAGCGGAGCAGAAGAAAGCCGAGAAGGAGGCTGAAACAGAGAAGATAAGGGAAAGCAGGAAGCGGAATAGTCAAGGATCAGTTTCTTAA